The nucleotide window AGCGCGGCGGATTGGTGCCGGTCTGAGTTGCGTAGTATAGCTTGACTTCCTTGCCGCTATACGCGGGCGGGCTGTAGTGGTCCACGAATTTTCCAAGAAAATCATTAAGTTGAGAGGTCTTGAACTTGGTCCCCATCTCAACCATCACGTCATCCACGATGCCAAATATATCTACGACACGCTTACCCGAGAGGGCGGAGACAAACTCAACCGGCGCGTATGTAATAAACGGCGCCCTGTGGCGGATATCGTCGGTATAACGCTTTGTGGTCTTATCGTCCTTTTCAACGATATCCCACTTATTGACCACTATGATGCAGGCCTTTCCCCTGTCCGAGAGAAGCCCTGCGATTCTCTCGTCCTGAACGCCAAAGCCATCCTTACCGTCGATTACAAGGAGCGCTATGTCGCATCTATCGATGCTCTTTATAGCCGATATTACGGCATAGGTCTCGAGCTTTGCGCTTATCTTGCCTTTTTTTCTTATGCCTGCGGTATCTATGAAAAGATACTTCTTATCCCCCTTTACATAAAGCGTGTCTATGGAATCGCGCGTGGTGCCAGGTACCTCGCTTACAATCGAGCGCTTTTTGCCAACAAGTCTATTTAAAAGCGACGACTTGCCGGCATTTGGACGGCCGACTATGGCAACCTTGACGATGTTCTCATCTTCTGCTTCTTCTTCCGCTTTTCCGGGGAGCGCCTGCACTATCCTGTCGATGAGTTCGGCAACGCCAAGCCCGTGCTCAGCTGACACGGGGCAGACCTCGTCAACGCCCAGGGAATAGAACTCCGCAGTTTCGGGCATCAGGTTCTTCGTGTCTATCTTATTGGCGGCGTAGATGACCTTTTTCCCGGTCTTTCTAAGGATTGCCGCAACCTCTCTGTCCTGGGTTACGGGCCCTGTCCGTCCGTCCATCAAAAACACGATGACATCGGCCTCTTCGATTGCGAGAAGCGCCTGCTCCCGAACCTTCGCCATCATGTCGCTCGTGGTAACGGGCTCAAAGCCTCCCGTATCCACCAATACAAAGGCGCGGCCAAGGGCTCCTGTGTCCGCGTAGTTTACATCCCGCGTAACTCCGGGCTCGTCCTTTATGATTGCCCGCCTCGACCCTACGATTCTGTTAAAGAGCGCGGACTTGCCGACATTCGGGCGGCCGACTATGGCGACTATTGGTTTCATTCGTACCCGAACTCCCTCATCGACCTTGAATTGGCTGTCCAGCCCTTGCTGACCTTTACAAAGAGCTCAAGAAATACCTTTACGCCAAGGAGCCGCTCGATATCCTCTCTTGCAGCTACTCCAATTTTCTTTATCATCTCGCCTTTTTTTCCTATTATGATGGCCTTTTGAGATTCGCGCTCCACGTTTATCGCGCCGCGTATGGCGATAAGGTTCTTACCTGGTCTTTCCGTGAACTCCTCCGTGACTACGGCAACGGAGTAGGGCACCTCTTCATGCGCCATGTTGAATATTTTCTCCCTCACGATTTCAGCGACAATAAAACGCTCGGGCTGGTCCGTTGCCATATCCTTTGGGAAATACTCCGGGCCTTCGGGCAAAACTCCTATGGTCGCCTCGACAAACCTTCCAAGGCCGTCGCCCTTTAGAGCGGACACGGGAATGATTTCCTTAAAAGCGAATTTTTTGGAATAGGAATCCATTAACGGCAAAAGTTTGTTTTTTGCCACAAGATCTACCTTATTAAGAATCAACATGACCGGGCACTTAAGCGGCTTAAGGTTCTCGAATGCAAGCGCGTCGTCGCCGCTTTCCTTTCTCGATACGTCGATTAAAAGCGCAACGCAATCGACGTCGTGAAGCGCGCCCACGGCCTCCCTGACCATGAAGGCGTTCAAAGCGCCCTCGCCCCTGTGTATGCCCGGGGTGTCGAGGAATATGAGCTGCGCGCCATCGCCATCTTCGACGTTCTTTACGCCGCGAATCACGTTACGCGTGGTCTGGGGCTTACGCGATACTATCGAGACCTTCTCGCCAAGCACCGCGTTAAGGAGCGTTGATTTGCCGACGTTTGGCGCGCCTATTATGGCTATGAAACCTGATCTAAACGGCATAGACCTTATAGGATAGCACCAACGCGGGAAAGAGTAAAGCTTTGTGCTCCTGCACCGGCAATATACAAACAACGCGCAATATGTTATTTTATACCATACCCTTTTTGAATATGAAGAACTTCTCTACCGCCATATTGCTGCTGGTCCTGGCGCTTTTGCCGTACGCATACTCCTACGGCGCCAACGACAGGCCTCCACGCGTGGACGTGCCTAAAGAAGAGCAAAAACTCTGGGCCGCGAAGTCTATCGGCGAAGAAGAGGCCGGAGAGTGGAAGTACTACGGCTTTACCCCTGAGGAAGCAAGGACGTGGAAAGATGCCGACATACCGTACGCAGGATGGGCAGACCAGTGGAAGTCCGAGCAGTTTAGCCCTAAAGAAGCAAAGGAATGGAAGGTAATAAACGTCTACACCGCGCGCGACTTTAAAGAGGCAAAATTTACGCCAACGGAATCTCTTGTCTGGATAAACCTCGGCATACGCTCCGGAAAGAGGGCGGCGGAGTTCCGCTTTCACGGCTTTACGCCAGAGGAGGCAGCTTTGTGGTGGAACGAAAAATTCTTTCCCCTAGACGCAAAAGAGTGGAGGGATGCCGGGCTAACTCCAAAACAGGCGCTTACCTGGAAATACAAAAAGGCCGGGGAGTACAGCGCGATAGTGTACTCGGCAGCAGAGTCAAAAGACTGGAAAGAGGCCGGGTTTTCGGTAGAAGAGATGCGCGGCTTCAAGGACTCTCGCTTTACTCTGAAGGAGGCCTCGGAATGGAAGGCCGCGGGCTTCGATGCAATCGCTTCGGCCATGTGGAAGGACTCCGGAAAAACCGTTACAGAGGCTGCAACTCTCTCTGCCTCGGGCATAAGGCCTTCGAAAATAGCCCTGGAAAAAATGCGCACGGAACCGGGGCCGCGGATAACTTCGCTAAAAAGCGACGTAACGCTTCGGCCGGACTCTATGCTGTCGGTGCGCCAGAGCTTCATTGTAACGGTCTTGCCGGAAGAAACATATTCCCTCGAGATAAACTTCCCGCGCTCAAGCGAGATAAGGGATATTTACGGGAATTATTCCCACAGACAAAGCATATACGGCGCAGTGCTCCTTCACATGGACGGCAAGTCAATTGAACCTTCTCTCGAGAAGACAGGCGGCTTAAACAAACTAAAGCTGCCGGCTGTAAAGGGCGAACACACATACACTCTCTTCTATACCGTCGATAACCGCATAACAAGGCGTAAAGACCATGACGAACTCTACATGGACGCGAACAGCCACCTGCCCTTTCCAATAGAAGACGCGCGCATTTCAATAGCGCTTCCAAAGAACGTAAGCATCGTTTCCGTAGACGGACATCTGGGCGAAAGAAAATTCGCGGAAGTAAACATAACCGACGCAGCACATGCCAACCTGGATTCGACGTACCCGATAGAAAAGGGCAAAGTTTTTGGCGCTGCAATAAGCATAACAAAGGGCATGGCGCCGCAGGGCGTGGCAAAGACCATTGCGTACGCCAACAGAGGATGCCTCGGTTGCATATCCGCGTCGTTTGTTTCGCTTGGTATTTTCACCTTCACATTTCTATACCTGTTCATCGCCTGGCGAAAGGCCGGCATAGACCCTCCAATGCCGACGATAGTTGCCGCATATGAAGCCCCGGAAGGGATATCCGGCGCAATGGCCGGATACATAAGGAACCGCGGCCGCTACGACAAGCGCCTTACCACGGCGTCGATAGTGCACCTCTGCGTAAAAGGGTTTCTCTCGATACAAAACACGGCATCAGGGTTCCTTGTGGAAAGAAAAAAGGACGCTGCAGCGCCGGATACGCTGCCCGAGGAAGAAAGCGCCCTGCTCGAAAACCTGCTTCCTGGCCCAGGGGCATTAAGGCTCGGCTCAAGTGAAGCGAGAGCGCGCCTCAAACGTGCAGCGCGGGAAGTGAACTCGATTCTGAAATCGAAATATCTGGAACACGCCAAGTCAAACTCTGGCTACCTTTACCCTGCCGCTTTTGCAGCGGCAGTCTCGCCCGTTGCCGCGGTCTTTGTCTCGAGCATGACCTTCGATGCGCAGCAGATCTTTCTATACTTTCTTGCAGCCGTTTTAAGCGCAGCGGCAACGTGGTGCTTTTTTCGCTCCTTCGGGGCCGTTAAAAAATCTTCGGCCCCGTCCTTATTAAAACGGATATTACCGGCATCCGCCCACTTTGGCGCCGGCGCGGCGCTAACAGTAGCGGCGATATTCGCGACAAAGACCGCGGTGGACAGGGCAGACCTCTTCGACGACGACGCGGTAAGGATATTTATCGCGGCGCAGATGCTCGTAACATTCCTCTTTGCGGCGGCACTGCTCATGTTCAGAAAGCTCCTCAGGGCGCAGACCGTCTACGGCCAGAAGATGTCGGCCCTTGTAGAGGGGTTCGCCCGCTTCATAGAATCTACTACAGATGAAGAATTCAGAAAGAGCGCCGGGCCAAGGCCCAAGCCGCGCCAGTACGAACGGCAGCTTCCTTACGCAATAGCCTTCGGGCTCGAGCAGGAATGGAGCAAGCGGTTTAACGAAGCCGTTTCGGAAAATTCCGTTTCATGGTATCTTGGAAAAGAGGATTTCTCGGCCCGGGCGTTTACCTCATCCATTGAGGACCGCGAAAGAAATAAATGAAAACACACCACCAAATAAGCAAGGCAAAAGCCTGGCAGATACTTATCGCTCTCTCTGTAACGCTCTTTATCGCACCGACTGTAGCTGCTGACGTGCTCACCTACTACACCGTTCGCCACTGGGAGGGGTACGGCTTTAGCCGCGCCTCCACGCTCGAGTGGAGGGAGCAGGGATTTGGCCTAAACGAGGCAAAGATATGGAGGGCAGCGGCATTCGATCCGCACAGGGCGTACTACTGGAAAAAAGACGGCTTTACAGGGTATGACGCGAAGCCGTGGAAAGATGCAGGACTGGACTCGAGAGAGGCGAAACACTGGCGCAACTCTGCCTTCGAGCCCAAGGACGCAACCGAGTGGAAGAGCGCGGGGTTCGACATAACAGAAGCAAGGAACTGGAAGAGCGCCGGGTTTACTCCGGCCGAGGCAACAAGATGGAGAACTGCGTTTAGCGCCTTCCGGGCAAAGGAATTAAGGGACTCAGGCATTTCGCTTGATGCCGCCAAGCGGCGGCAAAACGAAGGAGGAAGATAAGCTGCCATAGCTTTTTAACTTGGCTATGCCGTTATCCCAAACAATATGTACGGTCCTACTGTTACGACGATACTCACAGGCATCTTCCTCGTGGCCGCGCTGGTCATATATGTAATTATTCTCTACAACCGGCTCGTTGACCGTAAAAACAACGTCAACTCGGCGTGGGCGGATATAGACGTGCATTTGAAGAAAAGATACGACCTTATCCCAAGCATCCTCGAAACAGCAAGCGGGTACGCAGCACACGAGCAAAAGACCCTCGAGAAAGTAGCAGCTGCGCGCGGCAGCGCAATGCGCTCGTTGGCGCCGTCTGAAAAGGCCGCAAAAGAGAACATCCTCACCGAAACGCTTAAAAGCTTTTTTTCGGTCGTGGAGAACTACCCAACACTAAAGGCAAACGAG belongs to Deltaproteobacteria bacterium and includes:
- the era gene encoding GTPase Era codes for the protein MRSMPFRSGFIAIIGAPNVGKSTLLNAVLGEKVSIVSRKPQTTRNVIRGVKNVEDGDGAQLIFLDTPGIHRGEGALNAFMVREAVGALHDVDCVALLIDVSRKESGDDALAFENLKPLKCPVMLILNKVDLVAKNKLLPLMDSYSKKFAFKEIIPVSALKGDGLGRFVEATIGVLPEGPEYFPKDMATDQPERFIVAEIVREKIFNMAHEEVPYSVAVVTEEFTERPGKNLIAIRGAINVERESQKAIIIGKKGEMIKKIGVAAREDIERLLGVKVFLELFVKVSKGWTANSRSMREFGYE
- a CDS encoding DUF2207 domain-containing protein, producing the protein MKNFSTAILLLVLALLPYAYSYGANDRPPRVDVPKEEQKLWAAKSIGEEEAGEWKYYGFTPEEARTWKDADIPYAGWADQWKSEQFSPKEAKEWKVINVYTARDFKEAKFTPTESLVWINLGIRSGKRAAEFRFHGFTPEEAALWWNEKFFPLDAKEWRDAGLTPKQALTWKYKKAGEYSAIVYSAAESKDWKEAGFSVEEMRGFKDSRFTLKEASEWKAAGFDAIASAMWKDSGKTVTEAATLSASGIRPSKIALEKMRTEPGPRITSLKSDVTLRPDSMLSVRQSFIVTVLPEETYSLEINFPRSSEIRDIYGNYSHRQSIYGAVLLHMDGKSIEPSLEKTGGLNKLKLPAVKGEHTYTLFYTVDNRITRRKDHDELYMDANSHLPFPIEDARISIALPKNVSIVSVDGHLGERKFAEVNITDAAHANLDSTYPIEKGKVFGAAISITKGMAPQGVAKTIAYANRGCLGCISASFVSLGIFTFTFLYLFIAWRKAGIDPPMPTIVAAYEAPEGISGAMAGYIRNRGRYDKRLTTASIVHLCVKGFLSIQNTASGFLVERKKDAAAPDTLPEEESALLENLLPGPGALRLGSSEARARLKRAAREVNSILKSKYLEHAKSNSGYLYPAAFAAAVSPVAAVFVSSMTFDAQQIFLYFLAAVLSAAATWCFFRSFGAVKKSSAPSLLKRILPASAHFGAGAALTVAAIFATKTAVDRADLFDDDAVRIFIAAQMLVTFLFAAALLMFRKLLRAQTVYGQKMSALVEGFARFIESTTDEEFRKSAGPRPKPRQYERQLPYAIAFGLEQEWSKRFNEAVSENSVSWYLGKEDFSARAFTSSIEDRERNK
- a CDS encoding LemA family protein, with product MYGPTVTTILTGIFLVAALVIYVIILYNRLVDRKNNVNSAWADIDVHLKKRYDLIPSILETASGYAAHEQKTLEKVAAARGSAMRSLAPSEKAAKENILTETLKSFFSVVENYPTLKANEAFLNLQKELGSIENSIESARRYYNALVRDHNILVEIFPANIVAGAFGFTKTEYFSLKEPEKERTPPALRPNR